In Pecten maximus chromosome 10, xPecMax1.1, whole genome shotgun sequence, one genomic interval encodes:
- the LOC117336365 gene encoding glycine receptor subunit alpha-1-like isoform X2: MVYLGRHEIDKMLQKDQSKPPFYHTGNKTNVRITIHMTQMRFIDTAEADFTFYLYQIWNDPRLSYRFENNSDFNETYHVVRSRYFGNIWLAESYVENELHSHIHDSSMANRFVWLMANGTLIYSMRMTVGLACELKGFLFPNGLFDCLMKFRIHSYTNDQVSMEWDTIHQPKINVTFANPEVTKHALEFTKCSSDTSAVVDSSCIQLLVHVRFSFASSAARLFLPSIFIVLVGWLSFWIERSEVSSRVKLGTLCLLAMITEQVGTKLFLSAKFVISAMEVWFVVSLLFVVVAMFEYTFVHAVDIFQDKVRRQEEMKKKIRTVVGGIGDPQDSKQRSNVDLIEMNTLPSDGPVSVESESDDLINSFGAKFFMSVPTGVVEKYFRILYLIAYVLFQFLFWTVYLNYEEVY; encoded by the exons ATGGTCTACCTAGG gcgacatgaaatagataaaatgttGCAGAAAGACCAGTCTAAGCCACCCttctatcatacag GTAACAAAACAAATGTCCGCATCACTATACATATGACCCAGATGAGGTTCATAGATACG GCGGAAGCCGACTTCACATTTTACTTGTACCAAATCTGGAATGATCCTAGACTGAGTTATCGTTTCGAAAACAACTCTGACTTTAATGAGACGTACCACGTTGTCCGAAGTAGATATTTTGGAAACATATGGCTAGCTGAGAGTTACGTTGAAAACGAATTACATTCCCATATCCACGATTCGTCAATGGCCAACCGTTTCGTATGGCTCATGGCAAACGGAACTTTGATATACAGCATGAG AATGACAGTTGGACTTGCGTGTGAGTTGAAAGGCTTCCTGTTTCCCAACGGTCTGTTCGATTGCCTCATGAAGTTTCGCATTC atTCGTATACAAACGACCAAGTCTCCATGGAATGGGACACCATTCATCAGCCGAAGATCAATGTAACTTTTGCAAACCCCGAGGTGACCAAACATGCTTTGGAGTTCACGAAGTGCTCGTCAGATACGAGTGCAG TTGTAGATAGTTCGTGCATACAACTATTGGTACACGTAAGATTCAGTTTTGCCAGTAGCGCAGCACGTTTGTTTTTACCCAGTATTTTCATCGTGCTTGTCGGATGGCTGAGTTTTTGGATAGAGCGTTCGGAGGTGTCCTCAAGAGTCAAGCTTGGAACACTGTGTCTGCTGGCTATGATCACAGAACAGGTGGGAACGAAGTTGTTCCTGTCAGCCAAGTTCGTGATATCAGCAATGGAGGTGTGGTTTGTGGTATCACTGCTTTTCGTTGTGGTAGCCATGTttgaatatacatttgtacacgCTGTGGATATCTTCCAAGATAAAGTAAGACGACAGGAAGAAATGAAGAAGAAGATTCGCACAGTAGTTGGGGGAATAGGCGATCCCCAGGATAGTAAGCAAAGGAGCAATGTAGATCTCATCGAAATGAACACCTTGCCGTcg GATGGTCCGGTCAGTGTAGAATCAGAAAGCGACGACCTGATCAACAGCTTTGGTGCGAAATTCTTCATGTCGGTTCCCACTGGTGTCGTGGAGAAGTACTTCCGGATCCTGTATCTAATTGCGTATGTCTTATTTCAGTTTCTGTTTTGGACAGTCTACCTAAATTACGAAGAAGTGTACTGA
- the LOC117336365 gene encoding glycine receptor subunit alpha-3-like isoform X1: MATKSLKTCWMLLAIATYGSIKAELAPAQRHEIDKMLQKDQSKPPFYHTGNKTNVRITIHMTQMRFIDTAEADFTFYLYQIWNDPRLSYRFENNSDFNETYHVVRSRYFGNIWLAESYVENELHSHIHDSSMANRFVWLMANGTLIYSMRMTVGLACELKGFLFPNGLFDCLMKFRIHSYTNDQVSMEWDTIHQPKINVTFANPEVTKHALEFTKCSSDTSAVVDSSCIQLLVHVRFSFASSAARLFLPSIFIVLVGWLSFWIERSEVSSRVKLGTLCLLAMITEQVGTKLFLSAKFVISAMEVWFVVSLLFVVVAMFEYTFVHAVDIFQDKVRRQEEMKKKIRTVVGGIGDPQDSKQRSNVDLIEMNTLPSDGPVSVESESDDLINSFGAKFFMSVPTGVVEKYFRILYLIAYVLFQFLFWTVYLNYEEVY, from the exons ATGGCTACCAAATCATTGAAAACGTGTTGGATGCTACTTGCGATAGCCACATATGGCAGCATCAAAGCTGAATTAGCACCAGCACA gcgacatgaaatagataaaatgttGCAGAAAGACCAGTCTAAGCCACCCttctatcatacag GTAACAAAACAAATGTCCGCATCACTATACATATGACCCAGATGAGGTTCATAGATACG GCGGAAGCCGACTTCACATTTTACTTGTACCAAATCTGGAATGATCCTAGACTGAGTTATCGTTTCGAAAACAACTCTGACTTTAATGAGACGTACCACGTTGTCCGAAGTAGATATTTTGGAAACATATGGCTAGCTGAGAGTTACGTTGAAAACGAATTACATTCCCATATCCACGATTCGTCAATGGCCAACCGTTTCGTATGGCTCATGGCAAACGGAACTTTGATATACAGCATGAG AATGACAGTTGGACTTGCGTGTGAGTTGAAAGGCTTCCTGTTTCCCAACGGTCTGTTCGATTGCCTCATGAAGTTTCGCATTC atTCGTATACAAACGACCAAGTCTCCATGGAATGGGACACCATTCATCAGCCGAAGATCAATGTAACTTTTGCAAACCCCGAGGTGACCAAACATGCTTTGGAGTTCACGAAGTGCTCGTCAGATACGAGTGCAG TTGTAGATAGTTCGTGCATACAACTATTGGTACACGTAAGATTCAGTTTTGCCAGTAGCGCAGCACGTTTGTTTTTACCCAGTATTTTCATCGTGCTTGTCGGATGGCTGAGTTTTTGGATAGAGCGTTCGGAGGTGTCCTCAAGAGTCAAGCTTGGAACACTGTGTCTGCTGGCTATGATCACAGAACAGGTGGGAACGAAGTTGTTCCTGTCAGCCAAGTTCGTGATATCAGCAATGGAGGTGTGGTTTGTGGTATCACTGCTTTTCGTTGTGGTAGCCATGTttgaatatacatttgtacacgCTGTGGATATCTTCCAAGATAAAGTAAGACGACAGGAAGAAATGAAGAAGAAGATTCGCACAGTAGTTGGGGGAATAGGCGATCCCCAGGATAGTAAGCAAAGGAGCAATGTAGATCTCATCGAAATGAACACCTTGCCGTcg GATGGTCCGGTCAGTGTAGAATCAGAAAGCGACGACCTGATCAACAGCTTTGGTGCGAAATTCTTCATGTCGGTTCCCACTGGTGTCGTGGAGAAGTACTTCCGGATCCTGTATCTAATTGCGTATGTCTTATTTCAGTTTCTGTTTTGGACAGTCTACCTAAATTACGAAGAAGTGTACTGA
- the LOC117336366 gene encoding glycine receptor subunit alpha-3-like, whose translation MDIMPGTQTMLRYIFITALILFGNVYSLTPSQRQEIETMLQKDHSNPPFYHTGNKTDIKMSIYMTEMRFLERTEADFTFYYYQVWDDPRLKYPFANNTDYGIKDYHVVRSKYFDNIWLAESYIENELRSRVHDSTMSNRFVWLLSNGTLVYSMRITAGLACTLRGVLFPNALFVCRLKFRIHSYTKDKVSLKWDTDLQPMLPVDFDNEEVSLDKWEALQCVLDNSAVTDSSCLELKVSIKVSFASNVVRIFMPSIFIVLVGWLSFWIERNQVSARIKLGTLSMLAMITEQVGTKFFLPVNFKVVSFEVWYIMSLVFVVAAMFEYTFVHAVDAFQLKMKLQEEQMKKNRKESDGMMDTNGDSRTSSTNQLEMDNIDLEGPVNGKNSNTNDSVDVIKNNSFGAKYIMMISTGQVEKYFRIVYAVSYIVFQFLFWTIALNYEEIDI comes from the exons ATGGACATAATGCCGGGAACACAAACCATGTTGCGGTACATCTTCATCACAGCGCTAATATTGTTTGGAAATGTGTACTCCTTAACACCTTCACA GAGACAGGAAATAGAAACCATGCTCCAGAAGGATCATTCCAACCCCCCATTTTACCACACAG GTAACAAGACCGATATTAAAATGAGCATCTATATGACGGAGATGAGATTTTTGGAGCGG ACTGAAGCTGATTTCACATTCTACTATTATCAAGTATGGGATGACCCGCGACTAAAGTACCCCTTTGCTAATAATACCGATTATGGTATTAAAGACTACCACGTTGTCCGCAGTAAATACTTCGACAACATATGGCTCGCTGAGAGCTATATTGAAAATGAGCTACGTTCCCGTGTCCACGACTCGACCATGTCTAACCGTTTTGTTTGGCTCCTTTCCAATGGGACACTCGTGTACAGCATGCG AATCACAGCTGGACTTGCATGTACTTTGAGAGGTGTTCTTTTCCCAAATGCTCTATTTGTCTGCAGGCTAAAGTTTAGAATTC ATTCGTACACAAAAGACAAAGTATCATTGAAATGGGATACTGATCTGCAACCGATGCTTCCTGTGGATTTCGACAATGAGGAAGTGTCCTTAGATAAATGGGAAGCACTGCAGTGTGTACTAGACAATAGTGCAG TGACCGATAGTTCGTGTTTGGAGCTCAAGGTCAGCATCAAGGTCAGTTTTGCTAGCAATGTTGTACGTATATTCATGCCAAGTATCTTCATTGTATTAGTCGGGTGGTTAAGTTTCTGGATTGAACGAAACCAAGTCTCGGCTAGAATTAAGCTTGGAACCTTATCTATGTTAGCAATGATCACGGAACAAGTCGGCACGAAATTCTTCTTGCCAGTTAATTTCAAAGTGGTATCATTTGAAGTCTGGTACATTATGTCGTTAGTATTTGTTGTTGCTGCAATGTTTGAGTACACTTTCGTACATGCTGTTGATGCATTTCAACTGAAAATGAAACTGCAAGAGGAACAAATGAAAAAGAATCGTAAAGAATCAGACGGTATGATGGACACCAATGGAGACAGCAGGACCAGTTCTACTAACCAACTTGAAATGGACAATATTGACTTG GAGGGTCCCGTAAATGGTAAAAATTCCAATACAAACGATAGCGTGGACGTGATAAAGAACAACAGCTTCGGTGCAAAATACATCATGATGATTTCAACAGGCCAGGTGGAGAAATATTTCCGCATTGTGTATGCCGTTTCATATATTGTGTTCCAGTTCTTATTTTGGACCATTGCTCTGAACTATGAAGAAATTGATATCTGA